AATACTACAACCTATTCCAGGGGGCGCATCTGCACGTCCTTTTTTAACACATCATAATGCGTTAAATATCCCATTGTATTTAAGGGTTGCTAATGAGTTGTATTTAAAAAGACTTATCGTTGGTGGTTTTGATGGTGTATACGAATTTTCTAAAGATTTTAGAAATGAAGGAATGGACCGTACCCACAATCCAGAATTTACCGTAATGGAACTTTATGTTGCTTACAAGGATTATAATTGGATGATGGACATGACCGAGCAACTTTTAGAAAAAGTAGCTGTAGATGCCAATGGAACATCTAAAGTTCCTGTAGGGGAAAATCAAATTGAATTTAAAGCTCCCTACCCTAGAGTACCCATTCTTGGAGCTATAAAAGAGCATACCGGCTATGATGTTGCTGGTATGGAGGAAGTAGAATTAAGAGGTGTCGCTAAAAAATTAGGCCTAGAAGTAGATGAAACTATGGGTATTGGTAAGCTTATTGATGAAATTTTTGGGGAAAAATGTGAACACCTATATATACAACCAACATTTATTACGGATTACCCTAAAGAAATGAGTCCGCTTACCAAACAGCACAGAGATAATCCTGCACTTACGGAGCGTTTTGAGCTTATGGTAAATGGTAAAGAATTAGCGAATTGCTATTCGGAGTTAAATGATGCTATAGATCAAAGAGAGCGTTTTGAAGAGCAATTGAAATTATCTGCAAAAGGAGATGATGAAGCTATGTTTATAGATCAAGATTTTATCCGTGCTTTAGAATACGGTATGCCACCTACTGCAGGTATTGGTATTGGTATTGACCGTTTGGTGATGTTAATGACTAATAATTCTTCTATACAAGAAGTTTTATTCTTCCCGCAAATGAGACCAGAGAAAAAGGCACTTGAACTTTCAGAAAATGAAAAAGTAATTTTTGAAATTCTAAAGAAGAAAAAAGAAATGCCACTAGCAGCTCTTAAAACTGAAGCAGATCTTAGTAATAAAGCTTGGGATAAAAGCATAAAAGCTCTTGGTAAAATAGGGGTAATTAAAATTACTAAAACAGAAACTGACTTAATTGCTTCGTTTAGAGAATAAACAATTTGCATTCAAAATACAAGAAAAGGAAAGACGCTCTATGTGTTCTTTCCTTTTTTATTTTCCAATCATATCACCAACTATCTAAACGAAACAAAGCCCTTGATAAATCAAGGGCTTTGAATCGACTAATTCCAATAACATACTTAAATATTTTTTTATGTATTAATTACCGTATTTAACAAAGAGACGGTTTAATTCTCAATATGTTACACAATTCATTTATAATTAACAATATCAATACGTTAAGTTACAATAATTTGCAAAAATATTACTGGGTAGTACAATTCAAATGTAAACCCATAAACATTGATTAAGAAATTGTTAACAAAAAATTAATTTAATTTTTCTTTATTTGAAATAGACTAATAAAACCAAACTAAAATGTTCAAAATTATTATCCAGCGGGCACTCCTTGTTTTCGCTCTCGTAGGTTGCATCTCGACAACCGAGGCACAGATTTTTAAAAAGAAAAATAAGAAAACAGAACAAAAAGGTGATCAAAATAAACCTAAAAAGGGTGGCATTGAAGCTTATGAGAAAGTAATCACTAAAGAGGCTAAAACAGACAAAGGCCTTTTTGATGTTCATGAAGTTGATAGTAAATTCTTTTATGAAATTCCAGATTCTCTCTTTAATAAAGAAATGTTAATGGTGAGCCGCATCTCCAAAACAGCTAACGGACTTGGTTTTGGTGGCGGAAAAATTAACACTCAAGTATTGCGTTGGGAAAAGAAAGACAAAAAAGTACTGCTACGTGTTGTTTCTTATGATGTAATTGCCGCAGATTCATTACCAGTACATGAAGCGGTTGTAAATTCTAATTTTGAGCCTGTATTGTATGCTTTTGACATTAAAGCGCTTAAAAAAGATTCGATACATCCTGCAACGGTAATTGAAGTAGGTGATTTATTTGAAAAAGACGTAAATGCTCTAGGAATGCCTGATTTTTACAGAAAAAGGTTTAAGGTTTCTCGTTTAGATAGTGACCGAAGTTACATAGAATCGGTTAAGAGCTACCCTCTAAATATTGAAGCTAGACATGTAAAAACATATTTAGCAAGCGCTGCACCCTCTAACGGTGATTTAGGTTCTATCTCTATTGAGATTAATAACTCGATGATTTTATTACCTGCAGAGCCTATGAAAAAACGTTATTATGACGAACGTGTAGGTTGGTTTGCTCGTGGTCAAGTAGATTATGGTTTAGATGCCCAAGAAAGTAAAACGGTAAGCTTCTTAGACCGTTGGAGATTGGAAGTAAAAGATGAAGATCTTGAAAAATTTCAAAATGGGGAACTTGTAGAACCAAAAAAACAAATTGTATACTACATAGACCGTGCTACACCAAAAGAATGGGTACCTTTTATTAAGCAAGGTATTGAAGATTGGCAAGTAGCTTTTGAAGCTGCAGGTTTTAAAAATGCTATTATTGCAAAAGATCCACCAACTGCAGAAGAAGATCCTGAATGGTCTCCTGAAGACGTTCGTTATTCTGTAGTAAGATATTTAGCATCTCCTGTTCCCAATGCTAATGGGCCCCATGTAAGCGATCCTAGAACCGGTGAAATCTTAGAATCGGACATTAACTGGTATCATAATGTGATGAGCTTATTGCGCAACTGGTACTTTGTACAAACTGCTGCTATAAACGAAGATGCTAGAGGTGTTAAATTCAAAAATGAAGTTATGGGCCGATTAATTCGTTTTGTATCTTCTCATGAAGTAGGACACACGCTAGGATTACCACATAATATGGGAAGTAGCGTTGCCTACCCTGTAGATTCTTTACGTTCTGCAGCATTTACTAAAAAATACGGTACAGCACCTTCTATTATGGATTATGCGCGTTTTAATTATGTAGCACAACCAGGAGATAAAGGCG
This genomic stretch from Cellulophaga algicola DSM 14237 harbors:
- the lysS gene encoding lysine--tRNA ligase translates to MQLTEQEVIRREKLTKLRELGIDPYPAALYPVDTTSKNIKTDYKEGKKVIVAGRLMRKKIQGKASFAALQDSEGRVQLYFNRDEICTEDDHSKYNEIFKKLTDLGDIIGVEGELFTTQVGEKTVLVKDFTILCKALRPLPLPKVDPDGKVHDEFNDPELRYRQRYVDLIVNPSVKQTFIKRTKITNSIRQFFNDREYLEVETPILQPIPGGASARPFLTHHNALNIPLYLRVANELYLKRLIVGGFDGVYEFSKDFRNEGMDRTHNPEFTVMELYVAYKDYNWMMDMTEQLLEKVAVDANGTSKVPVGENQIEFKAPYPRVPILGAIKEHTGYDVAGMEEVELRGVAKKLGLEVDETMGIGKLIDEIFGEKCEHLYIQPTFITDYPKEMSPLTKQHRDNPALTERFELMVNGKELANCYSELNDAIDQRERFEEQLKLSAKGDDEAMFIDQDFIRALEYGMPPTAGIGIGIDRLVMLMTNNSSIQEVLFFPQMRPEKKALELSENEKVIFEILKKKKEMPLAALKTEADLSNKAWDKSIKALGKIGVIKITKTETDLIASFRE
- a CDS encoding zinc-dependent metalloprotease → MFKIIIQRALLVFALVGCISTTEAQIFKKKNKKTEQKGDQNKPKKGGIEAYEKVITKEAKTDKGLFDVHEVDSKFFYEIPDSLFNKEMLMVSRISKTANGLGFGGGKINTQVLRWEKKDKKVLLRVVSYDVIAADSLPVHEAVVNSNFEPVLYAFDIKALKKDSIHPATVIEVGDLFEKDVNALGMPDFYRKRFKVSRLDSDRSYIESVKSYPLNIEARHVKTYLASAAPSNGDLGSISIEINNSMILLPAEPMKKRYYDERVGWFARGQVDYGLDAQESKTVSFLDRWRLEVKDEDLEKFQNGELVEPKKQIVYYIDRATPKEWVPFIKQGIEDWQVAFEAAGFKNAIIAKDPPTAEEDPEWSPEDVRYSVVRYLASPVPNANGPHVSDPRTGEILESDINWYHNVMSLLRNWYFVQTAAINEDARGVKFKNEVMGRLIRFVSSHEVGHTLGLPHNMGSSVAYPVDSLRSAAFTKKYGTAPSIMDYARFNYVAQPGDKGVALMPEIGIYDKYAINWGYRPISDKNAEEEKPVLDQWILAHAGDPLYRFGHQQAGDVVDPSSQTEDLGDDAVKASTYGIANLKRIVPNLAIWIAEDGKKYDDLGTLYEQVLSQYNRYMGHVSNNIGGVYENYKTFDQEGAVYTPVTKERQKNSLSFVQKELFATPEWLLDQNIFNKIEYSGSVERLRSIQVRTLDNILSLGKIARIIENETINGKDAYALTEMMKDVRTGIWSELSKGNKIDTYRRNLQKAHIDRLEYLMTVDTPKGNRSSSPYVKSTALNTSQSDVRSVARAELNILKRTIKAAIGRTSDSMSKYHLQDALVRIDQVLDPK